A window of Amblyraja radiata isolate CabotCenter1 chromosome 25, sAmbRad1.1.pri, whole genome shotgun sequence contains these coding sequences:
- the chfr gene encoding E3 ubiquitin-protein ligase CHFR isoform X1, with protein sequence MQPLQSQAWGRLSRIDPDNDSHILLVNSEWTIGRRKGCDLSFPGNKLVSGDHCKIIREHTGRVWLEDTSTNGTVINKSKVVKKQTYPLQNGDAIYVVYRKNEPDQNVAYLYKALNCEEESQDDPMGSSCTLVEQIINETSSLDSSSNQTTDASPLCSKQVEPPSREDPQPCTSNYNPFCTSAMDSDSIQPAASALRPCTSSAGPVSIAAGPSAFAHGTSCSATFWTSCPQPPSPPPAPSRIWANTERTPGPEAQETSVSGVLVKEEDLEPAKKKQKRENDGTSEALQRTEDQSSNVRHEDQGTLEGKQPDKMEETLTCIICQDLLHDCVSLQPCMHSFCAACYSGWMERSSLCPTCRCPVERISKNHMVNNLVEAYLLQHPEKCRSGEELQSMDARNKITHDMLQPKIKRSFSDEEVSSEDFLELSDVDSESSDISQPYIVCRQCPGYRAENNQTTFLQGQHSGTCELPAFRPTGDAPSTSTSSPVTVQEYTCPGRGPHIICTCCFQPMPDRRAEREPNATITPQQCTICLRPFCHMYWGCSRVGCSGCLARFCDVNFGEKCLDGIFNNNTFESDILKNYLASRGLTWKEMLQESLLALQRGTFVLTDYNVSTNTVLCYCCGLHNFRELTYQYRQNIPKEELPGSVTARPDCYWGRNCRTQVKAHHAMKFNHICEQTRFKH encoded by the exons GCTGTGATTTATCATTTCCTGGCAATAAACTTGTTTCTGGAGACCATTGTAAAATAATCCGAGAACATACTGGGCGGGTGTGGTTGGAAGATACAAG TACCAATGGAACCGTCATCAACAAATCTAAAGTAGTGAAGAAACAGACCTATCCTTTGCAGAATGGAGATGCAATATACGTCGTCTACAGGAAAAATGAGCCAGATCAGA ATGTTGCTTATTTGTACAAAGCACTGAATTGTGAAGAAGAGAGCCAGGATGATCCTATGG GATCATCTTGCACTCTGGTTGAGCAGATTATCAATGAAACCTCAAGCTTGGACAGCAGCTCCAACCAAACCACAGACGCCAGCCCACTTTGTTCAAAGCAAGTTGAGCCCCCTTCCCGAGAGGATCCACAGCCATGCACGTCAAATTACAATCCTTTCTGTACCTCTGCGATGGATTCTGACTCGATTCAACCTGCTGCTTCTGCTCTGCGGCCGTGCACTTCCTCAGCAGGACCCGTCTCCATCGCCGCTGGGCCCTCTGCATTCGCCCACGGAACTAGCTGCTCGGCAACATTTTGGACTTCGTGTCCACAGCCTCCCAGTCCTCCTCCAGCACCCTCACGGATTTGGGCGAACACAGAACGCACACCAGGACCCGAAGCCCAGGAGACATCGGTTTCTGGTGTTCTGGTCAAAGAGGAGGATCTAGAACCAGCCAAAAAAAAGCAGAAAAGGG AGAATGATGGAACTTCAGAAGCATTGCAACGCACTGAAGATCAGAGCTCAAATGTCAGGCATGAGGATCAAGGGACGTTGGAAGGGAAGCAGCCTGATAAAATGGAGGAAACGCTCACCTGTATCATCTGTCaggatttgttgcatgattgtgtcaG CCTTCAGCCATGTATGCACTCTTTCTGCGCGGCCTGTTATTCAGGGTGGATGGAGCGATCTTCACTCTGCCCGACTTGTCGTTGTCCTGTTGAACGCATTAGCAAGAATCACATGGTGAATAATTTAGTGGAAGCTTATCTCCTGCAGCACCCAG AGAAGTGTCGGAGTGGAGAAGAACTCCAAAGCATGGATGCCAGGAATAAAATAACACACGACATGTTGCAGCCAAAGATTAAACGGTCATTCTCCGATGAAGAGGTCAGTTCTGAGGACTTCCTGGAACTGTCGGATGTGGACAGTGAGTCTTCCGATATCAG TCAGCCGTATATTGTATGCCGCCAGTGTCCTGGATACAGGGCCGAGAACAATCAGACTACTTTCTTGCAAGGTCAACACAGTGGAACCTGCGAACTGCCGGCTTTCAGACCAACTGGTGATGCCCCCTCAACGTCTACCAGCTCTCCTGTCA CTGTCCAAGAGTACACCTGCCCTGGTCGGGGCCCTCATATCATTTGCACTTGCTGTTTCCAACCGATGCCTGACCGGAGAGCAGAACGTGAACCGAATGCAACCATTACACCTCAACAAT GCACAATTTGTTTGCGGCCTTTCTGCCACATGTACTGGGGTTGTTCGCGAGTCGGATGCTCGGGATGCCTGGCAAGATTTTGTG ATGTAAATTTTGGAGAAAAGTGTTTGGATGGAATATTTAACAACAACACATTTGAATCTGATATCCTGAAG AATTACCTTGCATCCAGAGGCCTTACTTGGAAGGAGATGCTGCAGGAAAGTCTTCTAGCTCTTCAGAGAGGAACATTTGTTCTGACAG ATTATAATGTTTCAACAAACACTGTCCTCTGTTACTGCTGTGGGTTACATAACTTCCGTGAGCTGACATATCAATACAGGCAGAACATTCCTAAGGAGGAACTTCCAG GATCTGTAACTGCACGCCCAGATTGTTACTGGGGTCGAAACTGTCGAACACAGGTTAAAGCACATCATGCTAT GAAATTTAACCACATCTGTGAGCAAACCCGTTTCAAGCATTGA
- the chfr gene encoding E3 ubiquitin-protein ligase CHFR isoform X2, with translation MQPLQSQAWGRLSRIDPDNDSHILLVNSEWTIGRRKGCDLSFPGNKLVSGDHCKIIREHTGRVWLEDTSTNGTVINKSKVVKKQTYPLQNGDAIYVVYRKNEPDQNVAYLYKALNCEEESQDDPMENDGTSEALQRTEDQSSNVRHEDQGTLEGKQPDKMEETLTCIICQDLLHDCVSLQPCMHSFCAACYSGWMERSSLCPTCRCPVERISKNHMVNNLVEAYLLQHPEKCRSGEELQSMDARNKITHDMLQPKIKRSFSDEEVSSEDFLELSDVDSESSDISQPYIVCRQCPGYRAENNQTTFLQGQHSGTCELPAFRPTGDAPSTSTSSPVTVQEYTCPGRGPHIICTCCFQPMPDRRAEREPNATITPQQCTICLRPFCHMYWGCSRVGCSGCLARFCDVNFGEKCLDGIFNNNTFESDILKNYLASRGLTWKEMLQESLLALQRGTFVLTDYNVSTNTVLCYCCGLHNFRELTYQYRQNIPKEELPGSVTARPDCYWGRNCRTQVKAHHAMKFNHICEQTRFKH, from the exons GCTGTGATTTATCATTTCCTGGCAATAAACTTGTTTCTGGAGACCATTGTAAAATAATCCGAGAACATACTGGGCGGGTGTGGTTGGAAGATACAAG TACCAATGGAACCGTCATCAACAAATCTAAAGTAGTGAAGAAACAGACCTATCCTTTGCAGAATGGAGATGCAATATACGTCGTCTACAGGAAAAATGAGCCAGATCAGA ATGTTGCTTATTTGTACAAAGCACTGAATTGTGAAGAAGAGAGCCAGGATGATCCTATGG AGAATGATGGAACTTCAGAAGCATTGCAACGCACTGAAGATCAGAGCTCAAATGTCAGGCATGAGGATCAAGGGACGTTGGAAGGGAAGCAGCCTGATAAAATGGAGGAAACGCTCACCTGTATCATCTGTCaggatttgttgcatgattgtgtcaG CCTTCAGCCATGTATGCACTCTTTCTGCGCGGCCTGTTATTCAGGGTGGATGGAGCGATCTTCACTCTGCCCGACTTGTCGTTGTCCTGTTGAACGCATTAGCAAGAATCACATGGTGAATAATTTAGTGGAAGCTTATCTCCTGCAGCACCCAG AGAAGTGTCGGAGTGGAGAAGAACTCCAAAGCATGGATGCCAGGAATAAAATAACACACGACATGTTGCAGCCAAAGATTAAACGGTCATTCTCCGATGAAGAGGTCAGTTCTGAGGACTTCCTGGAACTGTCGGATGTGGACAGTGAGTCTTCCGATATCAG TCAGCCGTATATTGTATGCCGCCAGTGTCCTGGATACAGGGCCGAGAACAATCAGACTACTTTCTTGCAAGGTCAACACAGTGGAACCTGCGAACTGCCGGCTTTCAGACCAACTGGTGATGCCCCCTCAACGTCTACCAGCTCTCCTGTCA CTGTCCAAGAGTACACCTGCCCTGGTCGGGGCCCTCATATCATTTGCACTTGCTGTTTCCAACCGATGCCTGACCGGAGAGCAGAACGTGAACCGAATGCAACCATTACACCTCAACAAT GCACAATTTGTTTGCGGCCTTTCTGCCACATGTACTGGGGTTGTTCGCGAGTCGGATGCTCGGGATGCCTGGCAAGATTTTGTG ATGTAAATTTTGGAGAAAAGTGTTTGGATGGAATATTTAACAACAACACATTTGAATCTGATATCCTGAAG AATTACCTTGCATCCAGAGGCCTTACTTGGAAGGAGATGCTGCAGGAAAGTCTTCTAGCTCTTCAGAGAGGAACATTTGTTCTGACAG ATTATAATGTTTCAACAAACACTGTCCTCTGTTACTGCTGTGGGTTACATAACTTCCGTGAGCTGACATATCAATACAGGCAGAACATTCCTAAGGAGGAACTTCCAG GATCTGTAACTGCACGCCCAGATTGTTACTGGGGTCGAAACTGTCGAACACAGGTTAAAGCACATCATGCTAT GAAATTTAACCACATCTGTGAGCAAACCCGTTTCAAGCATTGA